CGACTCGGCGATAGACTCCCTGCGATTCATTCAATCATTCAAACAAACTGTCACAACGCGGTTGCTAGGATCTGAATATCTGACGAGGTATGTGTTCTGCGTTTTTGTTAGCTGCCAACGACTTTGGACCagcttttttttttggcttgcAGTTGCAGATGATCAAACTTCGTGGCTACTGATTTTCGCCGTCGTACGAAGTTGGAAAATCCCAGCAAAATGAAACTTTATATGATTTCAATATGAGCATAATAATAAGCAGCAGGGTTAATAATCTTTTTTTATTTAGaaaaaaactatatatacaacacaCGATTGAAAAGCCTTCACGTATCATTTTGGGTATCCCATCGTTCTAAGGACATGTTTGATACACATATTCAGATATTGATTGAGGCTAAAAGCCAGCTTAAATTAGTTATGGTTAGCTAACGGATAAAACCCCGTTCACGAAAAAATAATATGGTTGATTGGCTAGTTGACTAACGATTGATTGAAAACTTGTCTAAAAAATTAGCCTCTACGCTTAGGGGAGCGACTCTGCTTCAGTAGCGTGGGATGGCATAAGGAGACTGAGTCTCGCTCTTTTTTGAAATAGAATTACGGAATCAATAACGCTCTAGAGCTAATTTAAattaatttttagctagctaccGATTAAACCTTGTATTAAACAGATCCTTGTCAGGAGTAGTAAATAAACAAAACACAGCCGATGTAAATGGCAGGTCAGCCTGGGCTGCTAAGCCCTAATAATAATAATCCATCCGATGCGTCTAGGAGTCAGCACGTAATTATATCACGAGCAGGGGGATTAGTGCCGCCATCAGTTAATCAAATCCACTATCTTTCAGTGGCGGGTGGGATTATAATTTACTATCATTAAgccggcgagctttggccgccaGGGTGGCCACGTCGCCCGAAATTCCCCTGGACGTCCGATTCAGCGATCCACGGTCCCGACTGCCTCCATCGTTCACTGTAGTGCGTACCCGCCCGCTACGAAGCCCTCGCCGGCTCTCCCCGACCCCAACACCCTCCTCCTCTccgctctctctcgctctctctctctctccctctctcgatcCATGACGCCATGGCTAAGCGCACGGAACGCACGGCCGGGGCGGCGCAGCtgcggccgccctcctcctccccctccccacgccgccgccgctcccctgTGCATTGGCGGCGCCGCACCGCATCGCCGGACGCCGCCCCCGCTCGGGCGGCGCACCGACGCAGGTGGCGCTGGTCCGGCCCTAGGCCCGGCCTCGGCTCCGGTGGCGCACTGCCCTGCGGCACCGGGCCTAGGCGGCCGGCCCCCGCCGCCGCGGCCATGCCGACCTAGGGTTTCGCGTTTCCATCGATGGCCGTCCCGGATCGGCCGGGCCTCGGAACTCGGCGCGGGTGGTGCACCGGCGCAGAACTGGCACTGCCACGGCCGCCGGCCCCGGCGGTGGGCGCCCCCGTCGACGAGCGTCTCCTTGTGCCACCGTCCGAGCGTTGACCTAGCTGTGCAGCGTGCAAAATCAGAAGTTGCAAAGGTACTGATTATATTGTCACTAATTTTCTTCTAATACCGTAGACTATATTTGAGGTATTATATACTGCATTGCTGCAAAATTACTAACATATATTATAAGACCTCTCATGCCTATTTACTGTAAAGGCTATCGCCATAGAAGAAAAAAGTCAATCGAAATGGAAGCAGTTAGGCGAACTCGCCATGTCCACAGGCAAGCTTGGCTCTTAAACCTTATGAAAGTTTGTATTTGACATTTAAATAACTACATTGCTGAGAAACAAGTTTTCAAGAATGGAATGCCTCTTGTGTAGTTTGACGTTTGTTTTTTTTTGGTGATCAAATAGTTTTGGGTCCGGCCCTTTAATCTTCTCAATACTTCAATGGAACATGTTTTCCTTGCCAAAACTCTCCATGCGAATCAGAATGATGTCAATTGAGACATGACCTAAATTGAACATATCCTATCTGTATTAGCTCGTGAATGATAGCTTATTGGCATGGGTATGCCACAACTCTACATTGCAGCTACAGTTGGCGGAGGAATGCCTTCTTCAAGCGAAGGATTTAAGTGGCTTGTTGCTACTGTACTCATCTCTTGGAGATGCTGAAGGAATTGAAAAGCTTGCTTCTTTGGCAACAGAACATGGAAAAAACAATGTTGCTTTCCTCTGCCTTTTTATGCTTGGTAAAGTGGAAGATTGCATACAGTTGCTTGTAGACAGGTAAATCTTGTTTGCTGTGATTAAATCCTTGTTTTGCTGCTCTTTCTTTGAGAGCTAAACATTATCTTGTGTATTCTGCAGTAACCGTATACCTGAAGCTGCATTAATGGCACGATCATATCTTCCTAGCAAAGTACCAAAGATAGTAGCAATTTGGAGAAACGACCTCACTAAAGTAATTTCTTAATGTTCCCATCTTAGTCTTCTTACTAAAAAGTGTCGTGCCATTCGAAAAAGTGCTATTATCTTATTCTTTTTACTGTACAATGTATGCAGATTAATCCAAAAGCTGCAGAGTCTCTGCCAGATCCTTCTGAATATCCAAATTTATTTGAAGACTGGCAGGTTGCTCTAACTGTAGAAAAAAACATTGCTTCTCAGAGGTACACATTATCACACAAACTACTATGTTCTGTTCTACCATATTACTTACCAGAAGTTAAAAAAAAATTTGAATCACAGAAACTGCTTATTTGTTCCAAAGAGTAATGTCACCATTATTGCATCTGCTCTGAGTCTTGAGCCCTGACCACCTCACAGTTTTTGATTAAGTAAAAATTTTGCAATAACATAAATCTTTATGTGCAGGGGCCATTATCCTCCTGCTGACCAGTACTTGAATCATGCTGACAAGTCAGACATGACTCTTGTTGAAGCTTTCAAAAGGATGCAGGTCATGGAGCATGAGGAACTTGAAGATGCAGCTGAGCAAAATGGAGAACCTGATCAACTGGTATCTCATGTGCATTCTGCTTCTTATTGTCCATTTTGAACATCATGTTTCAGTATGCCACGAGGGTTTTAACTCAGCTTCGTAACATTGAAATTATTTCAGGTATGTTACGGTTGTCATGTTTTTAGTAGTGTGGAAGTTCTTAATCACCAGTGTTAGCTTACAGTGCTTTGTATGGCCTTGAGATTTTAAGACGCTGTTCTAAATTTTGCATTGTAAATTCTTTATTACCACGCATAGAAAGTGTCATGATTTCAAAAGTATGAATAGTATCTATGTCCGGCACCATATTAAAAAAGCTCTAGTCTTCCGGTTTTTTTGCATGACATATCTACATTAAACTTCTAATATTGTTTCCAtacaaagattaaacatgtttctTATCTACGCCTTAACCAGGTGATTTGCCGGCGCGCGCGATGGCGCGCGTAATGGACTAATTATACCATGATTCATAGGTGCGTCGTAGCTAGGCGACCATGCGTGCAACTGCTGTGTACAGTGTACTACGTCTCGATCGATAACCAGATCCGAGACGCGGGGGTGCGAGCGGAATTCTTCCCGTCCAAACGTTCGGACGGGAGCCGTCCGTCGAGAGTGTGTTTGGCTTGAGGACAAGGGTGGATAGGATATGGCCATTCATGGATTTCGAGATATGGATATCCATATtgtctgtttggttggatggatgagaCGAGCtatttttctgtttggttggatggatgagaTTGCATAGAATGAGAATACTTgactaattatatctattatttaaaaataataacaactaatGATACCCTAATAAATATGCCTCGACAATAATCATGTCATTATAATcactaattaaaaataaaatatgttaattagcactATACTACTCTAATTGTCACACAAAACATGTGCTAATCAATATATGGATATCCTCATCCGTTAAATTTTTGAGGGCCAGGATATCCAACATCTACACAGGATATTCCCTGTTGTGGATATCCAAGTTTAGCTTGTCCATCCAACTAAACACACTGTATCCATGGATATCTACGTCCCATCCATAGATATCCATGAAACCAAACACACTCCGAGTACAGTTCCCGCGCTCCCGTCCGCTGAGCACCAGTTCCTGCGCTCCCATCGGTGCGAGCACTACACCTACAGTTGGGCtgcttctttgactttttctctgGGCCCAGTAACAGCAACATGCGGAGCAAGCAGTGCATGTATCTATGAACCCAGCtatgtttctttcttttttttcttatatttcttttttgttttcttacgttgcctttttatcttttattttattttctctttcttttatttctttttccaTTTACTCTAATGTTTCTTTTGATTCTATTTTTGTTTTTCCTATGTTCACCCATAGGTTGGTatgtttatctttttttttctctttccttCCTTATAGgagtatttctttttctttttctttctcgtGTGGTTTTTTCATCTTCtcattttcttaatatttttgtttttctatttctatttattttttccttctttttttgtttttctactatttttttataaatactATATgaactatttttgtttttatttaaagTTTTATCATATCATGTGTTACATAAGACACATGTATCATATgatttttaattttcttttttcctttcttaTTTAAGATattcattgattttatttttttatatatttcatttGTTATTCATGTTTCTATGTGAAATTTTTTACTTAGTTATTTACTCTAATTAATTACtttaatattttattttattttatttttgttatttattatttatattatatGGGACACATTTTGTGTTCGCGTAGTATATAtacgatgttctatgatgtattctgCAATGTTCACGtattatacatatgatgttctatgacgTATTATGTGATGTTTACATTGTATACATACGATGTTCTATGATATGTTTGTAATGTTCATATAGTATATATTTGATGTTTTATGACACATTTCATGATGTTTTATGTagcatacatatgatgttctttgttgtatttggtgatgctcacctagtgtcgggttcataaacccagggtccctcatggaccggctttctAGCCAAAGCACGGCCCAGGAGgcgacgttgcgaacgacacgcaactcctgggctggcccaaatacctaacgacagaccagaagggcgatccaatcttcgaccgaaaggcctcgcttctgactctggcccgcctctccgaccaggaGGCTTGGCCAAAGAAGAACAACGCTCACTTCTGAcctcggcccgcctctccgaccggaaggcctggccaaggaggaacggcgctcgcttccgactccgatcgggaatgcaccgaacctctgcttacagctcttctc
The nucleotide sequence above comes from Miscanthus floridulus cultivar M001 chromosome 18, ASM1932011v1, whole genome shotgun sequence. Encoded proteins:
- the LOC136524490 gene encoding coatomer subunit beta'-1-like; amino-acid sequence: MAVPDRPGLGTRRGWCTGAELALPRPPAPAVGAPVDERLLTIFELQLAEECLLQAKDLSGLLLLYSSLGDAEGIEKLASLATEHGKNNVAFLCLFMLGKVEDCIQLLVDSNRIPEAALMARSYLPSKVPKIVAIWRNDLTKINPKAAESLPDPSEYPNLFEDWQVALTVEKNIASQRGHYPPADQYLNHADKSDMTLVEAFKRMQVMEHEELEDAAEQNGEPDQLVCYGCHVFSSVEVLNHQC